The DNA region tttttgtttttgttttttttcttttcttttttcctttcccaaattgctaaattttgttcaaacTTATACTTAAACTCTAACCTTTAAATTAGTAAGCATAGTTTTTTCAAGGTGACTAGTAAATCCCTTAATTGCCTATGTGCTATGTATgttgtgaggacccgaggacctaagaacccgaagacccgaagagaggaaggccaacatttagaatgaaagatgaggtctctccaggtgtgcccgaagatgaggtggcaTGGGCGATAACTAAATAAGgggcatgttacaaatatctgTTTGTAATaggctgatttggaaggttgcattaaatgcttggcaacaaccattctggccgcattaattagcaagcatcTCCTCTATtcgtcgcattaatgtggacatgacctgaacagtacgggatgcaaagtggaatcttgttccattgccgacggacaagtgtcacgggaaaaggaccgcagattgcaaggtgtaaggctacgatgaaagcagagaatagtataaataggaatcaagagaTTACGAGAAGGGGgcttttgttgttgaaccctctctaccaaatgtattgtatgaggacttTTAAGTGAATAGAGCAGCAGGAACGTTTTGAAGTTGATTTTATGagcttttagtccttacaattggcgccgtctgtgggaacaacaacaGCGTAGCTTATTCCATTTAGAAGTGTATGGCGGAGGTGTATTTGGAAGAATCAGTAAGCTCACGAAGCAGGGACGTAGCTGTAAGTCTTCAGCGTGATAAGGGGAAAGGGCATACTTCGGGGGTAGAAAAGGCATATGAGGGCGATCATAGGGCTGAGCAGCGATCGTTAACTGAGGGGCATATGTCTCGCGACGATGTGTTGCGACAGATGCAATCTGAGATAGCGTACTTACGCAAGCGTGTGGATAGTAAGAAGCGGAGACGTAATGAtaatgctagctcttccagtgatagTTCAGAAGCGAATCCAGGAGGAATTCATCCCCCAATGTTTGAGCCTAATCGAAGTATGACCCGTGCTAGTGTGTCTTCGGGCGTTAGGGCAAAGCAGCTGAAAGTGACGAAGATGCCCGATACTGATGGAATATGTCATGAGGACGGgagtgatgcaatgggtaaagccctGAGACAAATTTCCAAATCCCCTTTTGTGGCAAGGATAAACAGGGCAAAGCTACCTCGTAGGTTTTCCCAACCCATCTTTACTGTGTATAATGGGAGGACTGACCCCGTAGAGCACGTTAGTCATTTTAGTCAGAAGATGGCCGTTTATTCGAATAATGAGGCATTGATGTGTAGAGTttttccctccagtttgggGCCCGTGGCTATGAGGTTGTTTGATGCTTTGGCAGAGGGTTCCCTGAGGTCTTTTGAGGAATTGACTATGGCATTTGGAGCAAGGTTCATAACTTGTactaggattccaaaacctttggaTGCTCTACTGTCTATATCTATGAGGGAAGgtgaaacactcaaaacctattctgaccgatactgggaaacgtataatgaaattgatggggatGTGGAGAATGTAGCTGTgagaactttcaaggtgggtCTTCCCACGGAACATGGgttaaggaagtctttgacaatgaaggccgCGGAAGATATGCGTCAGCTTATGGACCGGATAGATAAATATAAGCGGGTGGAAGAGGATCAGATACAAAGTAAAGGCAAAATGAAAGGGTATCTAGAGAGGAAGGATCTTCGGGTAGGAGGGTTTCAAGGTATTCGGCCCAAACGAGACTTTACAAGCCATCCGAGGACCGCCGAGTCTCCTCTAGTTAACTCACTATTTAAGGAGCCTGTGCATCACATACTGGAGAAAATTCGGAGTGAGCCATATTTTAGGCCACCAAACAAgatgagtggagatgcatccaCGAGGAACCAAAACCTCCACTGCCATTACCACCAGGACAAGGGACACACCACAGAGAAGTGCCGGACGTTGCGTGACCATTTAAATCAATTGATTAGGGCCGGGAAGATCAATCACTTGTTGGCAAAGCCGAATGGGAATCAGGAACAACCGGATACTCGGAAATATTGGGGTCAGGCCCCTCAACCATCTTTAGGCACTATTAACGTCATCTTGACTCAGCCAAGAGGAGACTTTGGGAAACTTCCTCGGGTCATGACCGTTCAAAACAAGTGTGGGAACGAAGACGTGGAAGAGaatcatcaaacaaacaaaagactCAGATCCTCGGTGGCGCTTACTTTGGGTTTTTCTGATAAGGATAAAGAGGGAACGTTTCAACCCCACGATGATGCCTTGGTCGTCACAGTTCGCATTGGGGGATATGATGTGAAAcgagtcttggtggatgatggaagtggtgccgAGATTATGTATCCGGACCTATTCAATGGATTAAAGTTGAAAGAGGAGGACTTGGAAAAATACGACCATCCGTTGGTTGGTTTTGATGGAAACCAGGTGATCCCACGAGGAATGATTAGGCTGCCCGTGCAGGTGGAGGGTTCCGAGGTACAGGTaaacttcatagttgttatggcatattctccatacacggccattttGGCTAGACCGTGGTTGCACGCAATGGAGGCAGTTTCATTAACTTTACATGTGATGGTGAAGTACCCTACAGGGGAAAGCGTGGGAGTGTTACATGGCAGTCAAACGGTGGCTAGGCAATGTCTAATGTCTGCCACTATTCGCACAGGCCGAGGTTCGTTGGAAGGGGAAGTTCCTGAGAcgtcatagcaattaaaggaggcTGCTCGGGAAGTCGGCCCAGTTGAAGATGAAGGGTCTGCCGAGAAGCTAACCAAGGTAATTATTGGGGAAGATAAGGAGAGGTATTTTCAGGTCGGATCCAAGCTGCCGACACAGGAAAGAGAAGAGTTGATTCAATTCCTGCGagataacattgatgtttttgcatggacaaCTTATGATGTGCCAGGAATTAATCCAGAGGTTATCTGCCACCATTTGAATGTTAACCCTCATGCGACGCCTAGACAGCAACCTCCTCGGCGAGCATCTCAAGAGCACGCCGAGGCAGTTAAAGAGGAGGTTGGGAAGCTAAAGCAAGCCGGTGCGATCAAGGAGATCTTCTATCCTGAATGGCTGGCCAATACTgtcgtagtaaaaaagaagaatgggaaatggagagtctGTATTGACTTTACAGATCTGAATAGggcatgtcccaaggatcctttccctattcctagaattgaccaattggtggatgcaactgtggggcacccccgaatgagcttcttggatgcGTTCCAAGGGTATCACCAAATCCCGTTGTCACtgaatgatcaggagaagacggcTTTTCGTGCCCCGAATGGTAATTACCATTACcgagtaatgccttttggtctaaagaatgcagggtccacttatcaacgaatggtgaccagaatgttcgatgCGCAGTTGGGACGTAACATGGAAGCTTATATCGATGACATGGTAATCAAAAGTAAGAAGACAGAAGACCATCTGACAGATTTGCAGGAGACCTTctcggtgttaagaaagtataagttACGCTTGAATGCGTCAAAGTGTTCTTTCGGAGTGGGCTcgggaaaatttttggggtacatgattactcatcggggaattgaagttaatcctgaccAAATTAAGGCTGTCTTAGGATTGCATCCCCCTCGGAGCCCGAAAGAGGTGCAGAGGTTAGCTGGCATGATTGCAGCCTTGAACAGGTTCATTTCGCGGTCGGCAGACAGGTGCCGCCCATTTTATCGCCTTTTGCACAGGTGGAAAGATTTCCAGTGGTCTAACGAATGCAATTTggcttttgaggatttaaagCAATACCTATCTAGACCGCCGATACTATCAACACCCGAGAAGGAAGAAGTGCTATATGCTTATCTAGCCGTCACAAATCACTCCGTAAGTCTTGTCTTAATACGGAATGATGACGGGGTCCAGAAACCAATATACTATGTCAGCAAGTCCTTGCAAGAAGTTGAACAGCGATACCTACTgctggaaaaagcgcttctagccgtggtgcacgcaacaaggaaattgcctcattacttccaagctcacaccgTAGTGATACTCACTCAGTTGCCTCTACAAGCTATCACGCGGAAATCGGATTATACGGGTCgtgtagcaaagtggggaaccaagctgggagcttatgatatcaagtatatgccccggACGGCTATCAAAGGGCAAGTCCTTGCCGACTTCGTAGCCGAGTTCACGGAAGGTCAGGCTTATCCCGAAGATGCCGTGATGTCAATAATGTCCATTGGAACAGAAAACATCACTCCATGGGAAGTCTACACGGATGGGGCATCAAATCGAAAGGGAGCCGGGGTTGGAGTTGTGTTAATATCCCCCGAAAAACTAGTCATTGAAAAGTCATTGAGGTTGGGATTCCCAgcaactaataatgaggccgagtacgaggctctcTTAGTGGGCTCCCAGATGGTTAAACATTTGGGAGGAAAAGTAGTGAGGATGTTCTGTGATTCCCGATTGGTGGTCGGGCAAGTTAATGGAGAGTTTGAGGCAAAAGATGAGCGGATGAAAAGCTATCTGAAACGAGTCCAAggggtgttgggtttgtttgacaGTTTCAAGGTACAGCAAGTCCCAAGGGGACATAACTCTCATGCTGATTCGTTAGCAATGTTAGCTACTTCGCTGGGATCGAAGTTACCGCGTATGGTTATGGTGGAGGATTTGTTGTCCTCTAGCTTAACCAGCATCCCGGCAGTACGGGTTCACAGCATTCATGTAGGCCCaagctggatggacccaattATAGCTTTCTTACAACACGGAATACTACCTGAAGATAGAAAGATGGCCGAGACGATACGAAGAAGCGCACCCCGTTACTGGCTATCGGAGGAGAAAAAACTCTATAGGCGTTCCTATGCAGGTCCGTATCTCCTTTGCATACATCCTGAAGCCGTGGAACCTTtgctggaagaattgcatgagggtgtgtgtgggagtcacactggaggaagatcattagctcatagagccatgacccaagggtattggtggccaagcaTGCAGAGAACCTCTCAAGAATATGCcaagaagtgtgatcaatgtcaaaggtttgcaCCCAATgtacatcaaccaggaggtaaCTTAAATCCGTTGTccagcccatggccttttgctaaGTGGGGTTTAGATATCGTCGGGCCGTTTCCTCGGGCAACAGGTAATAGGAGATGGCTCATCGTCGGCACGGATTACTTCACgaaatgggtggaggccgaggCATTAGCcaacattagggatgtggatgcaaaaagattcatctggaaaaatatcataactcgCTTCGGGGTCCCACACACCTTGATATCTGATAATggtcttcaatttgatagcaaagtcTTCCGGCGGTACTGCGCAGaaatgggaataagaaatggatattcCACACCGTactatccccaaggaaatggacaggccgaagcaacaaataaagtcaTCTTGGCAGGTTTGAAGAAACGATTGGATGACGCTAAAGGAGGTTGGGTAGAAGAATTACCTCATGTATTATGGGCTTATCGCACTACACCCCGAAGATCAACAGGCGAGactcccttttcaatgacgtatgggatggaagctataataccattagagtcaggttttcccaccctgaagtccGACCAGTATGACGAAGCGAGCAATCATGATCTGATGAATGATTGTTTGAATACAATTGAGGAAAGTAGAGAAATAGCCAATGTGAAGATGGGCAactatcaacagaagctcaAGCAGACGTATGACAAGGGAGTTAAGACCAGGCCCTTAGTGCCAGGAGATTTGGTACTAAGAAAGGTAGTGGGGGTAGCAAAGAATCCTGCCTGGGGAaagttgggtcctaactgggaggGGCCATATAGAATCACCTCAGTAGCAGGTGTAGGGGCTTATCGTTTAGAGGATCTGGATGGGATGGTGATTCctcgtccttggaatgtaaataacttatgacgatattattattaagaaaagaatctCCTTTTATATGAGGCTTCTGTTCGTTTCAATTCCGTACCggcaaaaagcataagtgttaaactgaccttagttcttgttcggctcctcgggccacaagtctaagagaaattaatcacttgcaaaaaacataagtgttaaactgaccttagttcttgttcggctcctcgggccacaagtctaagagaaattaatcacttgcaaaaaacataagtgttaaactgaccttagttcttgttcggctcctcaggccacaagtctaagagaaattaatcacttgcaaaaaacacaagtgttaaactgacttagttcttgttcggctcctcgggccacaagtctaagggaaattaatcacttgcaaaaaaaaaaaaaacacaagtgttaaaaTTGACCTCAGTGcctgttcggctcctcgggctaCAAGTCTAAGAGGAATTGAACGCTTACAAGAGCATAAGTGCTAAActgattttttgttcttttttgggCAAAAGGATCCTAAGAATCTAAAGCGTTAGCACAAATGAATCATTAAGCCTCGTTGCTCATTATCATGCCTGCTCTTTCAAACGTCAGAAAAGATTAAGTAGTGGAATTATGGTATCCaggttaagtttttttttgtgtttcttcaaATCACGAGTATGATGAACAATTTAAAGTAGTATTATGATTTTTAAGGTAAGCTTATGAATTCGTGTAAAGTGACAATCGGATGGTAGCATATTGTAGTAAGACTCGTATGtgaagcaaaaaaagaagagccAAATGTTAATTCCTTAATAAGTACTCCTTACAAAATTGGGGCAATCATACAGCCCCTTACAtccgtataaaaaaaaaaaaaaaacaaacacaaaacagcaacaacaacaaaaggagGAGACAACCATGATAGATTGACTATGCGATAGGTTGCttgtccttcttcttctctgtttctttgtctttctttttcttttttggctcttcGGCCACATCACCCATGATTGTTTCTTCCACGGGATGTACTGTGGGAGAAGGGCCCTTTGAGGCTGCAGCATCAGAAGGATCAGGAACAGGAATAGGCTCAGCTGGTTCACTTGGTGGCATAGGGGGAGCAGGAGCAATCCGAAGTGCTGTGGGGTAGTAAACATTGTCTGAGGCTCGAAGTTCAGCATCGGCAGCTACCCCAGCAGCGTCCAAGGCTTGACCCCATACCTCCAAGCAGAATGCCCTAGCAACCCCTTTGAGTTGGGCAGTCAGGCTATCCGAAGCCTTTTTTATTCCTGCATCGTATGCAGCTTGTTCCGCTACAGCCTGCTCCTGCTCCTTGGCGGCCAATTTCTCTTGCGTTTGCTTAAGCTCAACAACAGTTAGGGCGAGCCTACTTTGGGCTTGTTTTTGAGCCTCAAGAGCAAAGTTTGCTTGAGATTCGTAGCTTCTCAGGGCTGACTCAGCATTCTTGTGAGCCTTTTCTACCTCGGACAGGTGAGTGAGGGTCTCCTTCAAATTCAACTCAGCTTCTTTTTGTGCCCTCACTGCTGCCTCGGCATTCTGATCAGCTTTGCGGGCAAGATCCAGTGAATGATCTACCCATTCCTCAGCCATAAATGAAGCTTGGACCGCCTATGATGTATTCAAGTACAAACAAAAGAGTTAGCCATAATAAAGAGTTAAACTTATGTATAAACTGTGCAAAGGCTTAAAAAATACCTTGGCCAAGTCCTGcttcaaagacaagaaaaccTCCCTTTTACGGAAGGATCGTAACTCTGCCATATCCTCGGGAAGGCACAGAGCCTTCTCTAGACACTCGGCCACCAGGCTCGAGCTTCCCTTCTTCGGGTCCCTCAGGTTCGCGTCATCCATGACAGGGTTGCCCGAACTGAGAGTGAAGTTGGGTCGCCAGGCTGACGCCTTCTTTGTAGGCTCACTACTGGGGTCCTTAGACGAACCAGTAGGAACAACTTTCTTGGAAAGGGCCTTTGTAGCCCTGGTATCTTTAACAGAGGGGTCAAGGTTTTCCCCCTCTTCGATGTCTATAACATGTTTACTACTCTGACCCCTTTTGCGTTTTTTATCTGTTGCCTCCGAGGGGGGTGCCTGAGTAACAGCTGGAGTAACGGGACGAGGAGGAACCGACACGGCTGGCGAGGAGCTGCCTGCATGTGCCTGTAGTAGGGCCAATAGGTCGGGCTCTTTTTCTTGGAAACCCATTTGACTAGTGGATGGTTGGGAACTGGAAGGAGCGTCTGGGCGATAGAACACCTCAAAGTCTTCCTCTGTCACCTCGAGAGAAGGGACCTCGAGCGTGGCAGCTCTTTCTTCAACGTCAGGATTAGCAACTTGTTCCAAAGGAGGATGGATCAGTTGGGCGGCGAGTGAAGTAGGGAGTTGTGCGTCCTGAATTCCTGCAGGGGGAGGTACGGCTAATAAAAATCCCGGGGAGGCAACGTCAATTTGAGCTAGCCTTAAATCTCTTGCTCTTATCACGTTTTTCGGGCTTTGGAAGCGTTTAGTCGAGGGATTGTATCCGAGGATGAGGTGGGCTGCTCGGAGCTGTCCGTCCCTATGTACGAATATCTCCGATCGAAGAATCCTGTTCAAATCAGCACGGTTCACGGCAGACAGATTCGGGGCAGTATGGTAATCGTCTGCAATAAAAAATGAAGGCATTTAAGCAAATACGTGGTGTGGTGTAAAGCACAGAAAAGAATATGGTTAGTCCTAAATGCTAGGTTAGTCCTCGGGAACCCTACCTGGTACCCCTTCTCGGGTAGGGCAATGCAATCCGTCATGCCAATTGCCCGAGATGACGAGATAATCTTCATCCATCCCTTTGCTTGAATCGGGTAAacaggaaatcagcctaacAGAAGGGATTCTACACTTCATATAGTACTTAGTCCTatcccctttttggcagttaTATACCCAATTTACATCCTGCCAGGTCAAGTTGGTTCCCAGTTTTCGATTAAGGGCATCCGCGCATCCTAAAATTCTAAGGACATTTGGGGAGCATTGCGAAGGGGTAAGtctataatttattagaaaatccctagttactctacccataggaatttccatACCCCCCTCAATAAATGCAATCATCGGAATCAAAACGGATTCAGGTGGCCGAGACACCAGTGGAATATCTTCTATCTCACAGTACGTAATATCTACGTCATTGGGGATCCGATATCGGTCCTTAAAAGCGGCCTTCGCCTCATCCGTATTCACTAACTTAGCGTATCTACCCATTAACCCCCGCTGCAAGAGGAGAAAAGCAagcaaggaaagaaaaaaggaaaggaaaatgaacacacctctgaagatcGCTTAAGGATGGTCCTCGGGAGCTAACTTTTCTTTCAATCCTTCGAAATGGCAAAATGAGCTTTATCCAGCGTAAAAAGTTGCTTTTATAGGGGTGGGGGAAGTGGAAGTAATGGGGTAAAAGAATAAGagcggtaactttcccgctcataattaaGAGCAAAATCTGAACCGTACATTTCTCATCCAACCGTAGAACGTGCGCGTAAAAAGAAGCGTCAGGCGCCATAAATGCCTCAACGTGGGATACGAGGCGCCAGATGCGGATCATGGGGCAGTGAAGAGACGTATGTACGTGTGAAAGCATAAAATGGGTAAGAAGCGTGTATAAGAAGTTAAAACTTAGTTATTAATACATGATTCATAACTCAAGTATTAAAGGGGCTgttgtgaggacccgaggacctaagaacccgaagacccgaagagaggaaggccaacatttagaatgaaagatgaggtctctccaggtgtgcccgaagatgaggtggcaTGGGCGATAACTAAATAAGgggcatgttacaaatatctgTTTGTAATaggctgatttggaaggttgcattaaatgcttggcaacaaccattctggccgcattaattagcaagcatcTCCTCTATtcgtcgcattaatgtggacatgacctgaacagtacgggatgcaaagtggaatcttgttccattgccgacggacaagtgtcacgggaaaaggaccgcagattgcaaggtgtaaggctacgatgaaagcagagaatagtataaataggaatcaagagaTTACGAGAAGGGGgcttttgttgttgaaccctctctaccaaatgtattgtatgaggacttTTAAGTGAATAGAGCAGCAGGAACGTTTTGAAGTTGATTTTATGagcttttagtccttacatatGTTATTATTGATTaccttaattattaaatttacacCTTTGATCTTTACTATATATCTTCCTcatgatttggatttttttttaaaattaatagaagaattTATTCAAAGAACTTAgacttattaaaatataatcatttatttataaattcaaaaaatatttttggaaattagtagaagaatttattcaaaaaaaaaaaacttagatcaAATCATTTAATATATACCTTGACTGTTATTAACACAAATGACAAAACGTGATTAATTGTAGccaatagtcttttttttttttttttaagtatttgtaGCCAATAGTCTTAAGGCGAAGTGGAAATCCCACCTTTTGCTTTTTGGGGGTTAGGTAGGGACTTGAATAGTTGAATCACTTGATTTCTGTCCCTTTAGTCTTTaactttttaagagaaaaaatgattgtAGTAATTAATGACTAAAGACTAACATCAAATTCCTGGAATCAGAGTTTCGGGGGGATTAATACCTAGCAAGCCGCCTTAGAGGAGGACCAATGGCCTCGATCGAGGCCATTAAGAATTAAGATCATTGTGTTTATTGTGCCATTATAAACCCAAAACCTGAACCTCGTCACAACTCACAAACGAGTCCCATAGCGGTTATGTATCTTATTACACCAGTTTTCCAGAATTAGTTGGCATAGTTTTTCCAAAGTGactgaattaaaaaaatccttaattGTCTAtgtattctaaatttctaatacGCGGTTTCCACCGATGGCATATTATTGAAACATAGGACCTTCgatatatctttattttttaaaaaaataatagcagagtttatttcaaaaaaaaattggactaaTTAAAAtcgaataattttttaaattcaatcgttttttaatattttttttttaactaaaagaagaatttatttaaaagagcttagactatttttttttcttcaaataattgAATAGTGAGTAAATTTAACTTATAATTTACAGGGCATTATTTTTAGCCACTAGTCTTAAGGCCAAGTGGTCATTAATTCCATCTTTTTTGGTGGTTTAGATGAGGATTTGATCCCCTTTGTCTTTAACTTTTAAGAGGGGAAAATATGATTCTAGCAATGACCAACGAGTAACATCAAATATATATTGATCATAtattgtgtgtttgtgtttgtgacgTTGTGGACCAAAAAATTTAAGCTGGTTTACAAAGAAGACCACCCAATAAACAAGCAATCTATTATAGTTTGGGTTTAACACTGAATGACCTGGACTTCACCGATTCCTAACGAGTAAAATGAGGCAAATATCGATCTTAAACACTTAAACGAGGTCATGAGCTGTACACGTTGTTGGATACTTCTGACCCTGTTTCCCACTATAAAAAGGTCATTTGACCACCATACTTTAGAAAATCATTGAAAATACTTACTagcttttagagagaaaaaaaaaaactatatatatatatatatatatgtcatgtTAATAAATTCTTTTAAGATATTTGTTAATAGACAATTTCAGAAAGTTATAATACTACTTTTTtcgagaaatataaaaaattgtaaaaaaaaaaaataagttagttattttttacatttttcaataaaaaaattttaaaaatattcccTAAATTAATGCTCGGCATCAGTCAacttttcctattaaaaaaaggaatttgttattgtgtgcccttagggcacacaataactaatcataattaatcatttttggaaatattttttcgaaaattgaaatagtattgataattttttcaattcccgagaaaatgtttccaaaaatgGATTGCTTAGGCCCTATTTGGATTTTGCCA from Castanea sativa cultivar Marrone di Chiusa Pesio chromosome 6, ASM4071231v1 includes:
- the LOC142640065 gene encoding uncharacterized protein LOC142640065, encoding MAEVYLEESVSSRSRDVAVSLQRDKGKGHTSGVEKAYEGDHRAEQRSLTEGHMSRDDVLRQMQSEIAYLRKRVDSKKRRRNDNASSSSDSSEANPGGIHPPMFEPNRSMTRASVSSGVRAKQLKVTKMPDTDGICHEDGSDAMGKALRQISKSPFVARINRAKLPRRFSQPIFTVYNGRTDPVEHVSHFSQKMAVYSNNEALMCRVFPSSLGPVAMRLFDALAEGSLRSFEELTMAFGARFITCTRIPKPLDALLSISMREAVRTFKVGLPTEHGLRKSLTMKAAEDMRQLMDRIDKYKRVEEDQIQSKGKMKGYLERKDLRVGGFQGIRPKRDFTSHPRTAESPLVNSLFKEPVHHILEKIRSEPYFRPPNKMSGDASTRNQNLHCHYHQDKGHTTEKCRTLRDHLNQLIRAGKINHLLAKPNGNQEQPDTRKYWGQAPQPSLGTINVILTQPRGDFGKLPRVMTVQNKCGNEDVEENHQTNKRLRSSVALTLGFSDKDKEGTFQPHDDALVVTVRIGGYDVKRVLVDDGSGAEIMYPDLFNGLKLKEEDLEKYDHPLVGFDGNQVIPRGMIRLPVQVEGSEVQVNFIVVMAYSPYTAILARPWLHAMEAVSLTLHVMVKYPTGESVGVLHGSQTVARQCLMSATIRTGRGSLEGEVPETS
- the LOC142640066 gene encoding uncharacterized protein LOC142640066, whose translation is MPRTAIKGQVLADFVAEFTEGQAYPEDAVMSIMSIGTENITPWEVYTDGASNRKGAGVGVVLISPEKLVIEKSLRLGFPATNNEAEYEALLVGSQMVKHLGGKVVRMFCDSRLVVGQVNGEFEAKDERMKSYLKRVQGVLGLFDSFKVQQVPRGHNSHADSLAMLATSLGSKLPRMVMVEDLLSSSLTSIPAVRVHSIHVGPSWMDPIIAFLQHGILPEDRKMAETIRRSAPRYWLSEEKKLYRRSYAGPYLLCIHPEAVEPLLEELHEVFRRYCAEMGIRNGYSTPYYPQGNGQAEATNKVILAGLKKRLDDAKGGWVEELPHSDQYDEASNHDLMNDCLNTIEESREIANVKMGNYQQKLKQTYDKGVKTRPLVPGDLVLRKVVGVAKNPAWGKLGPNWEGPYRITSVAGVGAYRLEDLDGMDPKNLKR